Proteins from a single region of Hermetia illucens chromosome 3, iHerIll2.2.curated.20191125, whole genome shotgun sequence:
- the LOC119651265 gene encoding glutathione S-transferase 1-like produces MDFYYLAGSAPCRSILMAAKALGVELNLKPTNLMAGEHLTPEFLKMNPQHTIPTLNDHGFCLWESRAILVYLVEKYGKGSSLYPADVQSRAVVNQRLYFDMGTLYQRFADYFYPQIFAKAPADPAKYQKLEEAFGFLNTFLEGSKYAAGDSLTLADLALVASVSTIELIKDFDINKFPKVAAWYKLCKETIPGYDINQAGVEEFKAKFLN; encoded by the exons atggATTTCTATTATTTGGCCGGATCTGCCCCATGCCGTTCAATTTTAATGGCTGCTAAGGCTCTCGGCGTAGAGTTGAATCTCAAACCCACCAATTTGATGGCTGGTGAACATCTCACTCCGGAATTCTTGAAG atgaATCCCCAACACACCATCCCAACATTGAACGATCATGGCTTCTGCCTTTGGGAATCTCGTGCTATTCTAGTGTATTTAGTTGAAAAATACGGCAAAGGAAGCTCCTTGTATCCAGCCGATGTCCAAAGTCGTGCTGTCGTCAACCAGAGATTATACTTCGATATGGGGACTCTCTATCAACGATTTGCTGACTATTTCTATCCCCAAATTTTCGCTAAGGCTCCAGCCGATCCTGCAAAGTATCAGAAATTGGAGGAAGCTTTCGGGTTCTTGAACACATTTCTTGAGGGAAGCAAATACGCTGCTGGAGATAGTCTCACATTGGCTGATCTTGCTTTGGTCGCTAGCGTTTCCACTATTGAATTGATAAAGGACTTTGACATCAACAAATTTCCAAAGGTTGCCGCTTGGTATAAATTGTGCAAGGAAACAATTCCTGGATATGATATCAATCAAGCTGGTGTCGAAGAATTCAAGGCGAAGTTCCTAAACTAA